The following are encoded in a window of Aromatoleum petrolei genomic DNA:
- a CDS encoding aminotransferase class I/II-fold pyridoxal phosphate-dependent enzyme, producing MDFVMPQLAVGSRADAADGAALAAAGIDALLSLAPLARPAEVALQLGLAVADRAALPAATIREAVAFIAARLAAGHRVLLHCEQGISRSPALAACFLHEQLGVPLDEAVDRVRAARPQADPHPALLASIRAHYAGTDHPAVDLSGNENPLGPSPAARAAIVRSTARLHRYPPADTAALRDALARRLGLSAEQFVIGNGACDLIDLALRAIVGAGGEVLIPDPAFPAYRSAAARVGARVVTVPLAGSRYALDEYLARLTPATRLVVVASPHNPTGTLMDPADWARLRGALPAGAVLLLDEAYRDYAEGHELIDAAADVRAGAAVLTLRSLSKVEGLAGLRVGYGFAPEALVRRLASLCPQYHVGSLAQVAALAALEDEAHRRASIVANARERERLMAGLARLGVDFVPSAANFVLLQGAPRDARARLAARGVAVKDMARYGLPGDVRVSVGLRAENARFLTALGELLCEDHQRRAAVPA from the coding sequence ATGGATTTCGTGATGCCGCAGCTGGCGGTGGGCAGCCGCGCCGACGCCGCCGACGGTGCCGCGCTCGCGGCGGCGGGCATCGACGCCTTGCTGTCGCTGGCGCCGCTGGCCCGCCCGGCGGAGGTCGCATTGCAGCTGGGGCTGGCGGTGGCGGATCGTGCCGCGCTGCCCGCGGCGACGATCCGGGAGGCGGTCGCGTTCATCGCCGCCCGCCTCGCCGCCGGGCACCGCGTGCTGCTGCATTGCGAGCAGGGCATTTCGCGCTCGCCGGCGCTGGCTGCGTGCTTCCTGCACGAGCAGCTCGGCGTTCCGCTCGACGAGGCCGTCGACCGGGTCCGCGCGGCGCGTCCGCAGGCCGACCCGCACCCCGCGCTGCTCGCATCGATCCGCGCGCATTACGCCGGCACCGACCATCCGGCGGTCGATCTGTCCGGCAACGAGAATCCCTTGGGCCCTTCGCCCGCGGCTCGCGCCGCGATCGTCCGCAGCACGGCCCGGCTGCATCGCTATCCGCCCGCCGACACCGCGGCACTGCGAGACGCCCTCGCGCGCCGGCTGGGGCTTTCCGCTGAGCAGTTCGTCATCGGCAATGGCGCGTGCGACCTGATCGACCTCGCGTTGCGCGCCATCGTCGGCGCCGGCGGCGAGGTACTGATCCCGGATCCGGCCTTTCCCGCCTATCGCTCGGCGGCCGCGCGTGTCGGCGCGAGGGTCGTCACGGTGCCGCTCGCGGGGAGCCGCTACGCGCTCGACGAATACCTCGCGCGCCTGACGCCTGCGACCCGCCTCGTGGTCGTCGCGTCGCCGCACAACCCGACCGGGACGCTGATGGACCCGGCCGACTGGGCACGGTTGCGAGGTGCCCTGCCGGCGGGTGCGGTGCTGCTGCTCGACGAGGCCTATCGCGACTATGCGGAGGGCCATGAACTGATCGATGCGGCGGCGGATGTGCGCGCCGGCGCCGCGGTGCTGACGCTGCGCTCGCTGTCGAAGGTCGAAGGGCTCGCGGGGCTGCGCGTGGGCTACGGCTTCGCGCCCGAGGCGCTGGTGCGGCGGCTCGCCAGCCTGTGCCCGCAGTACCACGTCGGTTCGCTCGCGCAGGTCGCCGCGCTCGCGGCGCTGGAGGACGAGGCCCATCGCCGCGCCAGCATCGTGGCCAATGCCCGCGAGCGCGAGCGTCTGATGGCGGGGCTGGCGCGACTGGGCGTCGACTTCGTGCCCTCGGCGGCGAACTTCGTGCTGCTTCAGGGTGCGCCACGGGACGCGCGTGCCCGCCTCGCGGCGCGCGGCGTCGCCGTGAAGGACATGGCGCGCTACGGCCTGCCCGGCGACGTTCGCGTGAGCGTCGGCCTGCGGGCCGAGAACGCGCGCTTTCTCACTGCGCTGGGTGAGCTGCTGTGCGAAGACCACCAACGCCGGGCAGCGGTCCCGGCCTGA
- a CDS encoding multidrug effflux MFS transporter has translation MPATSPWLAFVLAALAAIGPFSIDTYLPAFHAMGEELSATPLQIQQTLTAYMATFAFMVLWHGALADHFGRRRVLIAGTGLFALASLVCALAPSIEWLWIGRALQGMVGGAGMVVGRAVIRDLYDGEHAQRLMSRVMLIFGIAPAIAPMIGGLLLALAGWRAIFFFLALFGAWLAFMTWRFLPETLSPEHRHPLHPVLLAHAYRRVLGSAAFVLLAGSVAMNFNGFFLYVLSAPAFLMEHLGQTAQDFGWLFVPAVIGMTAGSALSGKVAGRWRAQRTIMTGFAIMAAAAVSNLLVSSLMSPGLPQSVLPIMLYTFGMALSMPSLTLLALELFPTHRGLASSCQSFLQVGVNSLTAGALAPLLWHSPLTLAAGSAGFLTLGGIGFAAWCRRGGACLR, from the coding sequence ATGCCCGCCACTTCGCCCTGGCTCGCGTTCGTCCTCGCCGCGCTCGCCGCGATCGGGCCGTTCTCGATTGACACCTATCTCCCCGCCTTCCACGCGATGGGAGAGGAGCTGTCCGCGACCCCCTTGCAGATCCAGCAGACGCTCACGGCCTACATGGCGACCTTCGCCTTCATGGTGCTGTGGCACGGCGCACTGGCGGATCACTTCGGCCGCCGGCGCGTGCTGATTGCGGGAACGGGACTGTTCGCGCTGGCGTCGCTGGTGTGCGCGCTGGCGCCGTCGATCGAGTGGCTGTGGATCGGGCGCGCGCTGCAGGGCATGGTCGGGGGGGCGGGGATGGTCGTGGGCCGGGCGGTGATCCGCGACCTGTACGATGGCGAACACGCGCAGCGGCTGATGTCGCGCGTGATGCTGATTTTTGGCATCGCCCCGGCGATCGCGCCGATGATAGGCGGGCTGCTGCTCGCGCTCGCAGGGTGGCGCGCGATCTTCTTCTTCCTCGCGCTGTTCGGCGCATGGCTCGCGTTCATGACGTGGCGCTTCCTGCCGGAGACGCTGTCCCCCGAGCACCGCCATCCGTTACATCCGGTACTGCTGGCGCATGCCTACCGCCGCGTGCTCGGCAGCGCGGCCTTCGTGCTGCTCGCCGGCTCGGTCGCGATGAACTTCAACGGCTTCTTCCTCTACGTCCTCTCGGCGCCGGCCTTCCTGATGGAACACCTCGGCCAGACCGCGCAGGATTTCGGCTGGCTCTTCGTCCCGGCCGTGATCGGAATGACTGCCGGCTCGGCCCTGTCGGGGAAGGTCGCGGGACGCTGGCGGGCGCAGCGCACGATCATGACCGGCTTCGCGATCATGGCGGCCGCGGCGGTCTCGAACCTGCTGGTCTCTTCGCTGATGTCGCCGGGCCTGCCGCAATCGGTGCTGCCGATCATGCTGTACACCTTCGGCATGGCGTTGTCGATGCCGAGTCTGACGCTGCTTGCGCTCGAGCTTTTCCCGACCCACCGCGGCCTCGCGTCGAGTTGCCAGAGCTTCCTGCAGGTCGGCGTCAACTCGTTGACCGCCGGCGCGCTGGCTCCGCTGCTGTGGCACTCGCCGCTGACGCTGGCCGCGGGGAGTGCGGGTTTCCTGACCTTGGGCGGCATCGGCTTCGCCGCCTGGTGCCGCCGCGGAGGCGCCTGCCTGCGCTGA
- a CDS encoding YifB family Mg chelatase-like AAA ATPase, whose translation MSLALVRTRALAGMGAPEVTVEVHLANGLPAFNLVGLPDTEVREARERVRAAIATSQFEFPQRRITVNLAPADLPKEGGRFDLPIALGILVASGQVNAAGLAKHEFVGELSLDGSLRAVRGGLAMALESGRSGRALVLPAANADEAALARGAEVLPAASLLAVCAHLNGHTPLARRLPPPVAEGRDDEPDLAEVKGQLQARRALEVAAAGAHSLLMFGPPGTGKSMLARRLPGLLPPLDEAEAIESASIQSLEGGFDARRWGRRPYRAPHHSASAPALVGGGANPKPGEISLAHRGVLFLDELPEFDRRVLEALREPLETGSVTVSRARQRTEFPARFQLVAAMNPCPCGHAGDKGGRCRCTPDQVARYRGRLSGPLLDRMDLVIEVPLLDHAEMSAQPTGESSAAVRERVAQAWAVQRERQGGANSHLAPGRVDALCAPDEQGKALLEHAIRRLNLSARGYHRILKVARTIADLAGAARVGPAHVAEAIQYRRGLDSR comes from the coding sequence ATGTCGCTGGCTCTCGTACGCACCAGGGCGCTCGCAGGCATGGGCGCGCCCGAGGTGACGGTGGAAGTCCATCTCGCCAACGGCCTGCCCGCATTCAACCTGGTCGGTCTGCCCGACACCGAAGTCCGCGAGGCGCGCGAACGCGTGCGCGCCGCGATCGCGACTTCGCAATTCGAATTCCCGCAACGCCGCATCACGGTGAATCTTGCCCCTGCCGACCTGCCCAAGGAGGGCGGGCGCTTCGACCTGCCGATCGCGCTGGGCATCCTCGTGGCGTCGGGCCAGGTGAATGCGGCGGGGCTCGCGAAGCATGAATTCGTCGGGGAGCTGTCGCTCGACGGCAGCCTGCGCGCGGTGCGCGGCGGGCTGGCGATGGCGCTGGAGAGCGGCCGCAGCGGTCGCGCGCTGGTGCTGCCGGCCGCGAATGCAGACGAGGCGGCGCTCGCGCGCGGCGCCGAGGTGCTGCCGGCGGCGAGCCTGCTGGCCGTGTGTGCCCATCTGAACGGTCACACGCCGCTCGCGCGTCGCCTGCCGCCACCCGTCGCGGAAGGGCGCGACGACGAACCCGATCTCGCCGAGGTGAAGGGGCAGCTGCAAGCCCGCCGCGCGCTCGAGGTCGCTGCGGCCGGAGCGCATTCGCTACTCATGTTCGGCCCCCCGGGCACCGGCAAGTCCATGCTGGCGCGCCGCCTGCCGGGCTTGCTGCCGCCGCTCGACGAGGCCGAGGCGATCGAGAGCGCGTCCATCCAGTCGCTCGAAGGCGGCTTCGACGCCCGTCGCTGGGGCCGCAGGCCCTACCGCGCGCCGCACCACTCGGCGTCCGCGCCGGCGCTGGTGGGGGGCGGCGCGAACCCGAAACCGGGCGAAATCAGCCTCGCGCACCGCGGGGTGCTGTTCCTCGACGAACTGCCGGAATTCGACCGCCGCGTGCTCGAGGCGCTGCGCGAACCGCTGGAAACGGGCTCCGTGACGGTGTCGCGCGCGCGCCAGCGCACCGAATTCCCCGCGCGCTTCCAGCTCGTCGCGGCGATGAACCCCTGTCCCTGCGGCCACGCCGGCGACAAGGGCGGACGCTGTCGCTGCACGCCCGACCAGGTCGCGCGCTATCGCGGACGCCTGTCGGGGCCACTGCTCGATCGCATGGATCTCGTCATCGAGGTGCCGCTGCTCGACCATGCGGAGATGAGCGCACAGCCGACGGGCGAGTCCAGTGCGGCCGTGCGCGAGCGCGTCGCGCAGGCCTGGGCGGTGCAGCGCGAGCGCCAGGGCGGGGCCAACAGCCATCTCGCGCCGGGACGCGTCGATGCGCTGTGCGCGCCCGACGAACAGGGCAAGGCGTTGCTCGAGCATGCGATCCGACGGCTGAATCTGTCCGCGCGCGGGTATCATCGCATCTTGAAGGTCGCCCGCACGATTGCGGACCTGGCCGGCGCCGCGCGCGTCGGCCCGGCGCACGTGGCCGAGGCGATCCAGTACCGGCGCGGCCTCGACTCGCGCTGA